A region from the Cuculus canorus isolate bCucCan1 chromosome 14, bCucCan1.pri, whole genome shotgun sequence genome encodes:
- the CSNK1A1 gene encoding casein kinase I isoform X2 has product MASSSGSKAEFIVGGKYKLVRKIGSGSFGDIYLAINITNGEEVAVKLESQKARHPQLLYESKLYKILQGGVGIPHIRWYGQEKDYNVLVMDLLGPSLEDLFNFCSRRFTMKTVLMLADQMISRIEYVHTKNFIHRDIKPDNFLMGIGRHCNKCLESPVGKRKRSMTVSTSQDPSFSGLNQLFLIDFGLAKKYRDNRTRQHIPYREDKNLTGTARYASINAHLGIEQSRRDDMESLGYVLMYFNRTSLPWQGLKAATKKQKYEKISEKKMSTPVEVLCKGFPAEFAMYLNYCRGLRFEEAPDYMYLRQLFRILFRTLNHQYDYTFDWTMLKQKAAQQAASSSGQGQQAQTPTGKQTDKSKSNMKG; this is encoded by the exons ATGGCGAGCAGCAGCGGCTCCAAGGCCGAGTTCATTGTTGGAGGCAAATACAAACTGGTGCGCAAGATAGGGTCGGGCTCCTTCGGGGACATCTACCTGGCCATCAACATCACCAACGGAGAG GAAGTTGCTGTAAAGTTGGAATCTCAGAAGGCTAGACATCCCCAGCTGCTGTATGAAAGCAAACTGTACAAGATTCTGCAGGGAGGAGTTGGCATCCCACATATACG GTGGTATGGTCAAGAAAAGGACTACAATGTTCTAGTCATGGATCTTCTTGGTCCCAGCCTCGAAGACCTATTCAACTTCTGTTCTCGCAGGTTTACGATGAAAACAGTACTTATGTTAGCAGACCAG atgatCAGTAGAATTGAATATGTGCACACAAAGAATTTTATACACAGAGACATTAAACCAGATAACTTCCTAATGGGTATTGGGCGTCACTGTAATAAG TGTTTAGAATCTCCagtggggaagaggaaaagaagcatgACTGTTAGTACTTCTCAGGACCCATCTTTCTCAGGATTAAACCAG ttattCCTTATTGACTTTGGTTTGGCCAAAAAGTACCGGGACAACAGGACAAGACAACACATACCatacagagaagacaaaaatctCACTGGCACAGCTCGATATGCCAGTATCAATGCACATCTTGGCATTGAGCAGAG TCGTCGGGATGACATGGAGTCTCTAGGCTATGTATTGATGTACTTTAACAGAACCAGTCTGCCTTGGCAAGGATTAAAG GCTGCaacaaagaagcaaaagtaTGAAAAGattagtgaaaagaaaatgtccaCTCCTGTTGAGGTTTTGTGTAAG GGATTCCCTGCAGAATTTGCCATGTATCTGAACTACTGTCGTGGCCTGCGCTTTGAAGAGGCACCAGATTACATGTATCTGAGGCAATTATTCCGTATTCTTTTCAG GACCTTGAACCATCAATATGACTACACATTCGACTGGACAATGttaaagcagaaagcagcacagcaggcagcctcttccagtgggcaggggcagcaggCCCAAACCCCCACAGGCAAGCAAACTGACAAATCCAAGAGTAACATGAAAGGTTAG
- the CSNK1A1 gene encoding casein kinase I isoform X3: MASSSGSKAEFIVGGKYKLVRKIGSGSFGDIYLAINITNGEEVAVKLESQKARHPQLLYESKLYKILQGGVGIPHIRWYGQEKDYNVLVMDLLGPSLEDLFNFCSRRFTMKTVLMLADQMISRIEYVHTKNFIHRDIKPDNFLMGIGRHCNKCLESPVGKRKRSMTVSTSQDPSFSGLNQLFLIDFGLAKKYRDNRTRQHIPYREDKNLTGTARYASINAHLGIEQSRRDDMESLGYVLMYFNRTSLPWQGLKAATKKQKYEKISEKKMSTPVEVLCKGFPAEFAMYLNYCRGLRFEEAPDYMYLRQLFRILFRTLNHQYDYTFDWTMLKQKAAQQAASSSGQGQQAQTPTGF; this comes from the exons ATGGCGAGCAGCAGCGGCTCCAAGGCCGAGTTCATTGTTGGAGGCAAATACAAACTGGTGCGCAAGATAGGGTCGGGCTCCTTCGGGGACATCTACCTGGCCATCAACATCACCAACGGAGAG GAAGTTGCTGTAAAGTTGGAATCTCAGAAGGCTAGACATCCCCAGCTGCTGTATGAAAGCAAACTGTACAAGATTCTGCAGGGAGGAGTTGGCATCCCACATATACG GTGGTATGGTCAAGAAAAGGACTACAATGTTCTAGTCATGGATCTTCTTGGTCCCAGCCTCGAAGACCTATTCAACTTCTGTTCTCGCAGGTTTACGATGAAAACAGTACTTATGTTAGCAGACCAG atgatCAGTAGAATTGAATATGTGCACACAAAGAATTTTATACACAGAGACATTAAACCAGATAACTTCCTAATGGGTATTGGGCGTCACTGTAATAAG TGTTTAGAATCTCCagtggggaagaggaaaagaagcatgACTGTTAGTACTTCTCAGGACCCATCTTTCTCAGGATTAAACCAG ttattCCTTATTGACTTTGGTTTGGCCAAAAAGTACCGGGACAACAGGACAAGACAACACATACCatacagagaagacaaaaatctCACTGGCACAGCTCGATATGCCAGTATCAATGCACATCTTGGCATTGAGCAGAG TCGTCGGGATGACATGGAGTCTCTAGGCTATGTATTGATGTACTTTAACAGAACCAGTCTGCCTTGGCAAGGATTAAAG GCTGCaacaaagaagcaaaagtaTGAAAAGattagtgaaaagaaaatgtccaCTCCTGTTGAGGTTTTGTGTAAG GGATTCCCTGCAGAATTTGCCATGTATCTGAACTACTGTCGTGGCCTGCGCTTTGAAGAGGCACCAGATTACATGTATCTGAGGCAATTATTCCGTATTCTTTTCAG GACCTTGAACCATCAATATGACTACACATTCGACTGGACAATGttaaagcagaaagcagcacagcaggcagcctcttccagtgggcaggggcagcaggCCCAAACCCCCACAG
- the CSNK1A1 gene encoding casein kinase I isoform X1 — protein sequence MASSSGSKAEFIVGGKYKLVRKIGSGSFGDIYLAINITNGEEVAVKLESQKARHPQLLYESKLYKILQGGVGIPHIRWYGQEKDYNVLVMDLLGPSLEDLFNFCSRRFTMKTVLMLADQMISRIEYVHTKNFIHRDIKPDNFLMGIGRHCNKCLESPVGKRKRSMTVSTSQDPSFSGLNQLFLIDFGLAKKYRDNRTRQHIPYREDKNLTGTARYASINAHLGIEQSRRDDMESLGYVLMYFNRTSLPWQGLKAATKKQKYEKISEKKMSTPVEVLCKGFPAEFAMYLNYCRGLRFEEAPDYMYLRQLFRILFRTLNHQYDYTFDWTMLKQKAAQQAASSSGQGQQAQTPTGKQTDKSKSNMKGF from the exons ATGGCGAGCAGCAGCGGCTCCAAGGCCGAGTTCATTGTTGGAGGCAAATACAAACTGGTGCGCAAGATAGGGTCGGGCTCCTTCGGGGACATCTACCTGGCCATCAACATCACCAACGGAGAG GAAGTTGCTGTAAAGTTGGAATCTCAGAAGGCTAGACATCCCCAGCTGCTGTATGAAAGCAAACTGTACAAGATTCTGCAGGGAGGAGTTGGCATCCCACATATACG GTGGTATGGTCAAGAAAAGGACTACAATGTTCTAGTCATGGATCTTCTTGGTCCCAGCCTCGAAGACCTATTCAACTTCTGTTCTCGCAGGTTTACGATGAAAACAGTACTTATGTTAGCAGACCAG atgatCAGTAGAATTGAATATGTGCACACAAAGAATTTTATACACAGAGACATTAAACCAGATAACTTCCTAATGGGTATTGGGCGTCACTGTAATAAG TGTTTAGAATCTCCagtggggaagaggaaaagaagcatgACTGTTAGTACTTCTCAGGACCCATCTTTCTCAGGATTAAACCAG ttattCCTTATTGACTTTGGTTTGGCCAAAAAGTACCGGGACAACAGGACAAGACAACACATACCatacagagaagacaaaaatctCACTGGCACAGCTCGATATGCCAGTATCAATGCACATCTTGGCATTGAGCAGAG TCGTCGGGATGACATGGAGTCTCTAGGCTATGTATTGATGTACTTTAACAGAACCAGTCTGCCTTGGCAAGGATTAAAG GCTGCaacaaagaagcaaaagtaTGAAAAGattagtgaaaagaaaatgtccaCTCCTGTTGAGGTTTTGTGTAAG GGATTCCCTGCAGAATTTGCCATGTATCTGAACTACTGTCGTGGCCTGCGCTTTGAAGAGGCACCAGATTACATGTATCTGAGGCAATTATTCCGTATTCTTTTCAG GACCTTGAACCATCAATATGACTACACATTCGACTGGACAATGttaaagcagaaagcagcacagcaggcagcctcttccagtgggcaggggcagcaggCCCAAACCCCCACAGGCAAGCAAACTGACAAATCCAAGAGTAACATGAAAG
- the CSNK1A1 gene encoding casein kinase I isoform X4 has translation MASSSGSKAEFIVGGKYKLVRKIGSGSFGDIYLAINITNGEEVAVKLESQKARHPQLLYESKLYKILQGGVGIPHIRWYGQEKDYNVLVMDLLGPSLEDLFNFCSRRFTMKTVLMLADQMISRIEYVHTKNFIHRDIKPDNFLMGIGRHCNKLFLIDFGLAKKYRDNRTRQHIPYREDKNLTGTARYASINAHLGIEQSRRDDMESLGYVLMYFNRTSLPWQGLKAATKKQKYEKISEKKMSTPVEVLCKGFPAEFAMYLNYCRGLRFEEAPDYMYLRQLFRILFRTLNHQYDYTFDWTMLKQKAAQQAASSSGQGQQAQTPTGKQTDKSKSNMKGF, from the exons ATGGCGAGCAGCAGCGGCTCCAAGGCCGAGTTCATTGTTGGAGGCAAATACAAACTGGTGCGCAAGATAGGGTCGGGCTCCTTCGGGGACATCTACCTGGCCATCAACATCACCAACGGAGAG GAAGTTGCTGTAAAGTTGGAATCTCAGAAGGCTAGACATCCCCAGCTGCTGTATGAAAGCAAACTGTACAAGATTCTGCAGGGAGGAGTTGGCATCCCACATATACG GTGGTATGGTCAAGAAAAGGACTACAATGTTCTAGTCATGGATCTTCTTGGTCCCAGCCTCGAAGACCTATTCAACTTCTGTTCTCGCAGGTTTACGATGAAAACAGTACTTATGTTAGCAGACCAG atgatCAGTAGAATTGAATATGTGCACACAAAGAATTTTATACACAGAGACATTAAACCAGATAACTTCCTAATGGGTATTGGGCGTCACTGTAATAAG ttattCCTTATTGACTTTGGTTTGGCCAAAAAGTACCGGGACAACAGGACAAGACAACACATACCatacagagaagacaaaaatctCACTGGCACAGCTCGATATGCCAGTATCAATGCACATCTTGGCATTGAGCAGAG TCGTCGGGATGACATGGAGTCTCTAGGCTATGTATTGATGTACTTTAACAGAACCAGTCTGCCTTGGCAAGGATTAAAG GCTGCaacaaagaagcaaaagtaTGAAAAGattagtgaaaagaaaatgtccaCTCCTGTTGAGGTTTTGTGTAAG GGATTCCCTGCAGAATTTGCCATGTATCTGAACTACTGTCGTGGCCTGCGCTTTGAAGAGGCACCAGATTACATGTATCTGAGGCAATTATTCCGTATTCTTTTCAG GACCTTGAACCATCAATATGACTACACATTCGACTGGACAATGttaaagcagaaagcagcacagcaggcagcctcttccagtgggcaggggcagcaggCCCAAACCCCCACAGGCAAGCAAACTGACAAATCCAAGAGTAACATGAAAG